The Carassius auratus strain Wakin chromosome 21, ASM336829v1, whole genome shotgun sequence sequence tatagcgtgacccattaaatgcaactataaaaaaataataatagttataatattattacactttatttagttagtttttttattttttattaaattaatttttattaataataaataaactataaatgcatttattttacagtaaataaacttaaaaataaaatgctaatatttactactactttgtttgccttttaagaagaatcgctttatgtattccccaattttaagtcgctttggaaaaaagcgtctaaaaaaataaataaacaaaagcgtTTTCattatattcaaacttaaaatcatcaggcttttattttggtgggttgccGGCAAGTAAGTATATGGTAAGTATATACTTCCGGATTTAgcgctgctgattaaagagcgtcagtggatgaatgtcacagttttgtattGTGCTTTGAAACGGTAGGCATAActtagatttatgctttcaggttgaaaagAAAACTTATATAGTTCAGTTTGTGATCTAAAGtggtaattgtgcattaacagctgtcaaccatgtcggtacgcaaatgcgctgtcagaacatattttttattacgcacttttttattttggtcacgCATGCGAGcctgcggaccacttatgtgcacccctggttATAAATAGTGCTGTtgaacgattaatcgcgattaatcacacccaaaataaatgcttttgtttacataatgagtgtgaactgtgtatatttattatgtctacTATATATagatacaaacacatgcatgtgtacATTTAAGaacaatatgtttatatattatatacattaatatataatataaatatatcaatgtatatacatgtaaatattttcaaaatatatacagtgtttatatatacataataaacaccgTACACATACATATCGcgtaacaaaaacttttattttgaatgagattaatcacgattaatcatttgagcCAAATATTCACCACTGTAAATTCAAAATTACAAAATCATGTTAAGCATTAGTGCTACTAGTTCTTAGTTCAAAAGCTGCCtgccattgtttttatttaatttgttagtaTTTATGTGAACCTTTAGAGTGCATGTTTTTGcatgttgtgtgattattttaCCTTTTCACATTGTAACAAAATTTGTATCAAAATTATTCAGTTCTTTAATCTGGTAATGATatcaataatttacaataaattacagtgcatgtaaataaaaaaggggaaatATAAGAAACATAACAGTGTTTGTTTGGGCTTAATCCCTAGATCCATATGACTGAAATGGTAATGCCACCAAAACCCATAAAGATGCCAGATCAGCCAGTCGCAATTCTCCAGCCTCAGCCACAAATACAGACTCAACCTCATGCAGCCATTCGGTCTCAGCCTCAAGTTCAGTCTCATTCTCAGTCACAAGCACAGCCGCAGTTTCAGCCTAAATCTCAGCCCAATGCTAGAGTTGCACCAACCCCTGCAGCACCTCTTGAACCTGTGGAAAAACCATGGGAAGCCATAAAGCCTGTCCATCCAAAAGCAGATTGTGTTCCTCAACACCATACTCAGGGAGTGACACCGCCAACACCCCCAGTTCGTTCTATTGAAAGTAAATTAGCAATGGCTGCTCTCTGCAACACTGAGGCTGCTAACCCCGCCAACTTTCATACCATCTTAGAAGCATCCATGAAAGGGTCAGTGGAGGAGACTCCCCCGCAATCTCATCCATCTCACCGTAGGGCTTCCACTCATCAGTCAGGTTACATTTACCACTCAAAAGGGGATCCTGCCCTACTGGAGCCCACCACAGAGGCGTATTACCATCAGCGGGTATCCCCTTCAGGTCAGGCTACGATGGCATACCATTACAGACCAGAGAGTGTTCCACCACACGTTTCTTATGTGTCGAAATCAGAGCCACAGATCTCCTATAGAGGCCACGGTGATGGCCGATACAATACAATTGGACCGAGGTCCTACCACCAGTCTATCAAATCTCGTGGCCCTCTGAGAAGTGAATACATTTCTCCAGGCTCACTGCACCACTCCCATGGCTACAGCCAAGTAGATGGACCAACCGTGTACCCAACAATCCGCAGGGTCCACTCCCTACATGTGCCTCCTACTGCTATCCGCTCAACGCCGGTCACCAGAACCGAGGTTCCACCAGATGATGAGTTATTTTACTACCAGCGCCCAGTCTACCACTGCAAATCTCACCAACCAGCCTCTCAAGCCGACTACCACGTCACACAGCTACAGCCTTATTTTGAGAATGGAAGAGTTCAGTACCGCTATAGCCCTTACTCTGGCTCTCATGTTCTGGATGCCCCTTTCTACGATGTGGACCATTACGGTACGATCCGCTTACGGCATGTCCATTCCTTTAGCGGTCGGGATAGTGCCCCTCTCCCTCGGTCTGCAGCCAAATCTGGAGCCTACCACTACCTTTCAAGGCATTTCATTCCTTTAAAGGAGCATGGCTTCGTAAGCAGAGACATACCACCTTACGGTGGTTCAAAAGGGAGTGTTTACTTTGCATGGGATCCAGACGAAGCAGAGAGGCTTCGCATACACTCTATCCGCAGGGAAAGCCGTGCAAGACAAAAGGTGAAGGGTTCTGTAATGTCTCAGTATGACAACATAGGACCCTACATGCCAATGGATATAGACATGTTACACATGCGCAGCAAATCAGATTCCGGCAAAACTGTATTGATGGCAGCAGAGAGCAAGGAAGCCAGATATAATATCAATCCTGGATCTCAGCATGCTTCCAGGCACTTGATCTCCGAACCAGATGTCCTGATGTATATGGAAACAGAGAAGCACTGTCAAGGAAATGGGATGGGGGATAAGACCACCAAACAAGGCAGCTCCAGGACCTACTCGTCCATCCATTCACATCAATCGCAACTTCCACCACGAAGCCTGCAGCACTTACCAGAAGGTGGCTATCATGACCTGAAGTTTGAACCTGGGGAAAAGCAACCGAGCAGTAAACATTGGCAGGAACACTCCGAGAGCAGAACCGCCCAACCTCGTTACGAAAGGTCAGATTTGGATCGCCACATATGCAGGGTTAAAGCCACGAGCAGTGCCAGTGAAGATGAACAAGCAGTTCCTGTGAAGCCAGCTCCTCCACCCAAGCCAGAGAGATCCCATAGCGTTAGAGAGCGACAGCATTACAACCAATCCAGTCTTCCCTCACATCTACCAGACAATTCAGACCTCAGTGGATCCTACTCTCATCAGTCACAGGGACAAAGTCAAAGTAACATTACTTTTCAGTCACACTATGACAACCTGGATGACTACCATCCGGTACCTCAGTCCCAAACCTCACTATCAAATCGGGGTGGTTCCAGCTCCTATCACAGCCCTGGTTTCTCAACTCCACATAGTAATCTTGCATACTCCACTGCCTTGGGACAGGGCGCCTTCATACAGGCTGAGCTTTCAGTGCGGAGGCCAGAGACAGAGATTAATGCTGAGTAAACAGGCATTTAATGACAAATAAGATTATTGTAGGTATCAATAATTCACTCCAAGTTTAGCAGcctctgcaggacagtggactGCCTTCTGACTGTTAacattcagttttcttttttttttatgtacaaagaAATGTAAAAGACTTTTTACTGAACTGAATGTACCATAATTTCATCAGTTGTTTAAACATTGTGACATGGAAATATAACTTGTTATATGCTGTAGATATCCTGTGAATTTGACAAATGGTACATGAACCATAACCAGATGAGTTATGTATATCTGAGAAGAACTACTGGATATAAGGGATtcgttttgttctgttttattacTTTGAAAAGGTCTGGGACTGGGTATAAATGAAGTGTAAAGGtttgcattttagaaatgcatgtAAACTACATTTTACAGAACAGTTCTGTGTACCTTGATATATTTGTGTATTGTGTACTTTATGGATGTTACAGTAACAGTGGAAGGGAAGCCCTGTTTAAGTCATCCTACCTTCATTTTACACAACTAGGTGGTACATGAAATTCTTAATATTCTGCCTTAGGTTGGGGGCCCAAAATGTGCATCTTTTCCATTTTGTCCTAACTGTGCCATTACTATTATGTATGATACGGTTTCATCACAAGCAACTGGATTTCTTTCTTCATTCGAAAACTTGAACTCTGCTCGGATTGGCTGCTGTTTGTTGTTGGAGGGACCAAACAATGTATGCAGATTATGATGGCAGAAGTATTCATTAAGATATTGAAGAATGCCGGAAGGTAAGAGTGCCAGTGTGAAGTGACACATTTCTTGTCCCCCTTTCAGGGAATTGTGGTACTGACAGAGTTTTTGATACATTTAGcgattaaaatatgttttctgacTGATTTTAGACCAGCACcttacttacatttttataacgAGCTGCATTACTAAATTTCACAAAGATCCATAAACTTTAAATAAGGGGAACCACTTAGACTGGGAAAAAAATAGTTGGGTGGCTAGTGTGGAAAAAATACAGGCACCTCGTATGTAACCTCTGTTTTATGGGACCAAGCTGAAATTTTAATGCAGCATCTCCATACTTGCACTCTCCTCATGAGTACTTGATCCATGAAGCATTAAAGCCTCAAAGCCTAATTTAATCAAGCCTGTATGAACCTGTAGTCTGATTTCATTTAGCCTCGAATTACATTTACtcctttaatgcacatttttgggGAGaaaggatgttttatttttttggtaaagcaaacaaaaaagtaGGCTGAACATTACCGGTATTTctctttaaaacaaatatttattcagCTTAAATCTGTAATATAATACAGCTGCTGTTTGATTTAATTTGGCTAGATTGTTGTAATAAAGACCTCCCTTTTAGATAGCATTTGATCTGTTAATCTCGAGCCATTATACTATAAATCCATAGCTATTTGGTCACATCCCCCCAAACCTCTACACATCTGCTTAAGGAGCCACCTAGCTGAACGTCTTTCTGTAATACCAAGAAAGTATTATACATGTTGTCTATGACTAAAACATAATATGCTCACAGTTAGCCATGTTTCAGATATATTTGTGATGATAAATGGATCATCTCAGTGTCACCTTTGAACCCAAATAAAATTCAGCTTAGCCTGAAAGAAGGAATTATTTATTGATTCCATTATTTACTGCTTGtgcatttaattcagtttatGTATCTATTTACACTTGCTTATGTTGTATTTGGAGTATTTTACCATAGTACAATCAAAATATCACCAAATTAGTCTAATTCTTGTTTCTTATCCAAATACAGTACAAGGAAAATATTTGAGgttggaaagattttttttaaagcagcgtCATTCTTATTTCACtgcattttttatacaattttgaatttagattttttattttttttatatattctaaaatgtaatctgTCAAAGCTGCatgttcagcagccattattctactttagtgtcatatgatccttccaaatatgattatttgatgctcaagaaacagttaccAGTTGAATACTACTTAAAatagtgcttaatatttttgtggaccctttgagaattctttgatgaataggaagttcaaagaACAACTTGTTTGGAATATAAATCTTACGTAAcagtaaaatgtctttactgtaatctttgatcaaattaatcatgtttaaatgtaagtattaatacaaaaataaacacttttgaaTGTTAGCATAAGTATGATATATACAAGAAGTGCTGTGCATTTTAGATACCAGTGTGAATTGTAAGAATGCTAACTGTGTACCATCAATAATTTAAACGACTAGCACAACTTAATTTGAATACAgcactttaaattaattttttttattctttaatatcAAAAACACATTGAATGCAAATCACAGTAGCATATAATCATAAGAAAATCGTCTTTTGCATCATAAGTCTTGTATCAGTGACCCACATAGCAGACAGATAAATGGACAGATCATCTTCAAATCTAAGTACCAATGTTAGGGGTGTTTTCATGCAAACTCTGCAGGGCGAGATCTGACCACTTCATCTCTTGCTCTTTGACGGACTCGGTCGATCCGCTGTTGTCTTGCTCTGCTTCTGGAAGTTCACTCTGACAGAAAAAAGgcaaacaatttaataaataaaattgaaataaaacatttcaaaagctatttttattttgatgattagagcttacacCTCATGAATGTCAAAAATCTAGTATCTCAAAATagtagaatatttacatttgagtttcattaaaTGACCATCCCTACAGTATACATTATGAATctcttgttctttgaaaccacaataatggggaagaATGCAGACTTGGCAATGGTctagaagacaatcactgacaccctccacaaagaggGCAAGTCACAGAAGATCATTACTGAAAGAGGTGGCTGTTCACGGAGTGCTGtataaaagcatattaaatgcaaagttgattGGAAGGAATAAAttgggtaggaaaaggtgcacaagcaacagggacgACCGTAAGATTGAGAATACTGTCAAACAAAGGCGATTCAAACACTTGGGAGAGGTTCACAAGGAGttgactgaagctggagtcagagCATCTAGAGCCACCACGCTCCGAcctcttcaggaaaagggctgcCAAGCAACTTCTGAAATGGAAACAACGTCAGAAGCATCTTAACCTGTTGCTCTAGtcaaaagtcctcttttcagatgaaattaaatttagcattttattttgaaatcaaggtctggaggaagaatggagaggcacagaatccaagctgcttgaagtccagtgtgaagtttatGAAGTCAGAGATGACTGGGTGCTGTGAGGTAtactggtgttgctccattgtgttttatcaagtccaaagtcaatgtaGCCGTCTACCAGGAGATGTTGatgcactttatgcttccatttGCTGACAAggtttatggagatgctgatttccttttgCAGCATGACCACAGTGACGAatccacttccaagtggtttgctgaccatgatattactgtgcttgattggccagccaacatgcctgacctgaacctcatatGGAATCAATGGGATATTctcaagagaaagatgagaaacgGTCGATCCAACAATACAGTCGAGCTGAAGCTCAATAGTGCCTCAGCAGTGCCCCAGGCCccttttttcacaatattcatattttttagatgcacctgtacagtGGATTTACAGGCAATTACAGCAAACGTGATATCACATAAAACAGATGTAACGTATTCATATTTCCACGTGCAAAATATGTTGCTGTCTCTCTATACAtaatgaaaagtaaaataataataataatcatgtgtTGTGCATATTCCGCTCATCATTGGAGTATTAACAGTACTCTCCATCATTGCGAAGATTACTTCAGATAATATATCTTAACCTACGTAATTTAATGCACATCTCAAAACTGTAAATGTGACGTTTTACCAGTGGGATTGTGACATCTTCATATGGCAGTCTGTCTTCTCTCCAGGCGTCATCTGTGAGATCGAGAACTCTTCCATCTCTCTGCACTTCACTGTCCATGGTCAGACTTCGGTACACATTCAACAGATCAAACTACGTTGAAACACTGTATCTATCGTAAGTTATGGAGTGCatgcattaaaaagtaaaagtactcatATTATGAAAGCTATTAAATTATCCTAGTAAAAGTAATAATACATAACGTACCCGTGCAGTCTTCTGCCCAGCACTGCCGTTTGTTGTTATGTCGCTCTCTGATGACGACATCTCCTATCCATTGAACCTTTTCTGCCAAACGTTACGTAACTATTTTCTGATTACAATATAGTCGAGCCGATGTGGTTAGATTAATGAACTTGAGGAATGACAATGTTTCTTTAATAGACTATGATTAATCTGCAGGTTAACGCCTTACAGTGGTGAACGGTTTGTGTGAACAGACCTTTTCATTGATTCTTTTGAACCGGTTCACAAACCACATATAATTGAATCATTTGCTAATTGTGACGAACAAAACCTGACGGAAACATGTTTACCATATATCAAATATGTATTACAGTTCTATGCAGAGTTGGGTTTTACTAAAACGAACAAAACATTTCAGATGGAAATTAATTTAgaattgtttatataaataatatttattttctaaataactgAATCGTGTCTGTAACAAACTGAACTGAGGCAGATTTAAATGCAATATCAATAATTCTTAATAAAAGCCAATCGAGAAAGTCACAAAGAACAAGATGTGCGCTTCGTGATGATACAAGTTAACGAcgtcaaataataatttgatcTGTTTTCAACCGGTTCTTCTAAatgaactgttcaaaagaaccgagtCGCACAAACGAGTTGGACTTCCTATCACTAACGCCATGACCAGATCTCGCATCTGTCCAATGAGATGTCAAGAAACGGGCTCGCGCTCTGAGGAAGTGAGCTGCTATTGGCTGCGTCCTTTTTAGTTTCTAGTGAGAGCAGAAGGACGGCCTCTGTGAGGCTTTTAACCTCACGTATTTTCTATTCTGGAGTGTCTTCAAAATCACCTTTACAGGTGAGTAGATCGTTTCCTACAATTACAGCATTTGTTTTCAGACATGAACATGTATTGTCAACAATAATACACTGCGTTAATTCTGTCTGCTCTTTTTCTGATTCATTTTGTCTtagaaaagcaaaaatatttataatattgcttGAAGTGCACTGGAGTGTTTCTAGTATTTTCATTGTTTGTTAGAGTATGGCAGTAACGTTAATGACTAAGTGAATTATTTAAAAGCCTTTTTGTTCATTCACATTTTAGACAGTTAATAACACTTCTGTCCAACTCATAGGGTCAGAGATGGACCTTGTGCTCAACTTTGCAGATTATTACTTCTTCACTCCGTATGTGTATCCCTCATCCTGGCCGGAGGACGAGGCTCTGCGGCAGATCATCGGCTTGATGGTGGTCACCAACCTGGGTGCTGCGATCTTATATCTAGGCCTGGGTGCTCTGAGCTACTTCTTCATTTTTGACCACAAATTAATGCAACACCCTCAATTTCTGGAGGTTTGTTTCCCCATCTAGCAATCTACTTTCTTTAAAAtgagtatatttatatacaggtacgtatatatttgtatgtttttttttctttctatttttgacCACAGAACCAGGTGCAACGTGAAATAAAATATGCTCTGTGGTCTTTGCCTTGGATCAGTGTACCAACAGTAGCATTGTTTTTCGCCGAGGTCAGAGGATACAGCAAACTGTACGACAGTGTAGATGAATCGCCATTTGGTGAGATCTTTTGCTTTATCAAATGGGTATACTGTATGAAGTGCTGGATATAACCACCCATTTTTAAACTTTAAGGAAAGCTAGGccagaaacattaaaaacattattgaaTCTGGATGCAACAAACCAACAGCCCTAATTTTAGAAAGTACCAGTGATGCAGCCTGTCAGATGTGCGTTAGATAATCATGTTGCTATGGGCATAACCATCTCATACTATTTCTGCTTGTTTTTCAGGATGGTCAGGACTGATTTTCAGCATGATCTCTTTCCTGTTTTTCACTGACATGTGCATTTACTGGGTTCACAGATTCCTTCACCACAAGTTGATATATAaggtatttaatatatatatatatgaactgccTCGCATTGACATTTAGGTAAAGATGAGCAAAGATGGATAAACTCCTGTTATGTAGTGTTGTTTTTTAACTTATAAACTTAATATGCTTGAGTTGTGATTTAAGGTATTTTTTCTATTAAAAGCATGCATGTAGGAGACTGAGTAAATATGTTCTGCTCAAGCTCAGTTACTTCTAGTTTATTAATGAACAACAGCCAAGAAAATGAATAAGATGGGAATAAAGAGTAATATTGCAAAAGATTAACGGTAATATTATTGAGGAGACAGGATGTCTTAACCAATTGAAACAATATTCCCAAGAAAACATGCTTTGAAAATCTTGAGAAGGTAAATAATAAAGAGAAAATCtaattttgttatgtttattttatgtaattaaatgttattttagaattatttttatactatgatgttataaacatttgaattagagtttatttgcagtttttttttttttttgattttatgcACTATTGTCATTTTTTGATCCTTTAAAGTCTTTGATTTCGGCatcaattagattttttaaaacttcaacttaattcagtgtttttatttatttattttttttcaattcagttttttttttttttttcaggtaaacAAGGTTTACaaagaacaaaatattttggGAACTGTTGACAGTAACCACACTGTTTTAATATAAGCTTTGTCCCAATTCGTGAAAGGATTTTCAATTCACCACTATTCACCTAATTCGTTTTGTGATATTGAATAAAAAGTtgtacatttgataaaaaaaaagtgaatttaataTTTGCTCCACCATACTAACATCTGTGTGATAGGTACATAGTAATAATGACACCTACACTGTTCAAAATACtacatattttatcttattttaaacaTGATTTCAGCTACCAGTACAAGTGTAGTACTTTCAGCTCCATATAACTTACATGTTGTTTTACTCTCTTCCCTCATATAAAGTATTTTCACAAACCACATCATGTGTGGAAGATCCCCACTCCGTTCGCCAGCCATGCTTTCCACCCCTTGGACGGATTTCTTCAGGGCCTGCCATACCACATCTACCCTTTCTTCTTCCCCCTACACAAGATTCTCTACTTAGTCCTGTATGTGTTCGTCAACATATGGACCATTTCCATCCACGACGGAGACTACCGCGTGCCCAGTCTGATGGAACACATCATCAACGGTTCAGCTCACCACACAGACCACCACCTCTTCTTCGACTACAACTACGGGCAGTACTTCACCCTGTGGGACCGCATCGGAGGCTCCTACCGCTACCCTTCAGCCTTGATGGGGAAGGGGCCGCACGACCACATTAAAAAACTGATGGCAGAAGGGAAGCTGAACTCAAACGGCGTAAACAGCCagactaataataacaaaaatggtgTTCATGTCAAGAAAGAGTAGCTAGGCAGAATAAATATCAGGAATGAGTTTCAAGGTAAGATGTTTGCTCTTAAAACAAGTTCTTATTCACAAGAGACTCTTAGCAC is a genomic window containing:
- the LOC113038584 gene encoding anaphase-promoting complex subunit 13-like codes for the protein MDSEVQRDGRVLDLTDDAWREDRLPYEDVTIPLSELPEAEQDNSGSTESVKEQEMKWSDLALQSLHENTPNIGT
- the LOC113038585 gene encoding lathosterol oxidase-like, which codes for MDLVLNFADYYFFTPYVYPSSWPEDEALRQIIGLMVVTNLGAAILYLGLGALSYFFIFDHKLMQHPQFLENQVQREIKYALWSLPWISVPTVALFFAEVRGYSKLYDSVDESPFGWSGLIFSMISFLFFTDMCIYWVHRFLHHKLIYKYFHKPHHVWKIPTPFASHAFHPLDGFLQGLPYHIYPFFFPLHKILYLVLYVFVNIWTISIHDGDYRVPSLMEHIINGSAHHTDHHLFFDYNYGQYFTLWDRIGGSYRYPSALMGKGPHDHIKKLMAEGKLNSNGVNSQTNNNKNGVHVKKE